In Uranotaenia lowii strain MFRU-FL unplaced genomic scaffold, ASM2978415v1 HiC_scaffold_449, whole genome shotgun sequence, a genomic segment contains:
- the LOC129760115 gene encoding uncharacterized protein LOC129760115 encodes MASKAEKKLAADLLTRRRACAERDVVEKFVADFTYERDCCQVAVRLEALNKCNELFLNVQNDIEMGDSEERFETHLEFRADFEDRFCRAKGFLLSKLESREHPLSSTIIHASASHSMSSSFHHRLPKIDLPKFSGDESRWISFRDNFLSMIHCNEDIPIVNKLQYLLQSLEGEARKPFESVDIQADNYSSTWDALKKRYDNKRFLRKELFRGLYNLPPIQYESAQDLNTLVDDFQRHVKALGKLGEPIEHWDTPLIFILSNKLDSATIRAWEQDTRQKDEVKYDELIEFLIHQVRMLKSVDSDLQHRSSVPTVFKVAGQITKKPVPIRSVVNTATSETQSSTSPCHCCLRTHPLHQCPAFSNLSSSQRREFVTQHSLCWNCFRANHRATSCKSKFLCRICQAKHHTMLHDHQISHLEQLSTEEPHPVQANPGPSRLLSPPTVNLSVHSDSTVLLETVSLLVVDRYGRKIQARALLDSAAMSNFITKKLANELATRQSPVDIAVAGIGESVKRIKHKLAAKIISRNSDFSTTLDFLVMKKPTSHLPTSPIDTTAWKMPKVPLADPQFHVPATIDIIIGGECYHEFHTGLHHRTTSVLPLHR; translated from the exons ATGGCTAGCAAGGCGGAGAAAAAGTTAGCAGCGGACCTTCTGACGAGACGACGAGCGTGTGCTGAACGAGATGTGGTGGAGAAGTTCGTAGCGGATTTCACCTATGAACGGGATTGTTGCCAGGTTGCGGTACGTTTGGAGGCGCTCAACAAGTGCAACGAACTCTTCTTGAACGTGCAGAACGACATCGAGATGGGTGACAGCGAAGAACGGTTTGAAACACACCTGGAATTCCGTGCTGATTTTGAGGATCGATTCTGCAGGGCGAAGGGTTTTTTGCTGTCCAAACTGGAGAGTAGGGAGCATCCGTTGAGTTCGACGATCATCCACGCATCGGCTTCTCATAGCATGTCTTCCAGCTTTCATCATCGTCTGCCAAAAATCGATTTGCCGAAGTTTAGTGGAGATGAATCGCGCTGGATCTCATTCCGTGATAACTTTCTCTCGATGATCCACTGCAACGAGGACATACCGATCGTCAACAAGCTGCAGTATCTGTTGCAGTCGTTGGAAGGAGAGGCAAGAAAACCGTTCGAGTCTGTGGATATCCAAGCCGATAATTATTCGTCGACGTGGGACGCGCTTAAGAAGCGTTACGATAACAAGCGATTCCTCAGAAAGGAGCTGTTTCGAGGCCTGTACAACCTTCCACCGATCCAGTATGAGTCAGCCCAAGACCTCAACACACTGGTTGATGATTTCCAGCGACACGTTAAGGCTCTGGGGAAGTTAGGCGAACCGATCGAGCATTGGGACACTCCGCTCATCTTCATCCTGTCAAACAAGTTGGATTCGGCGACGATTCGTGCATGGGAGCAAGATACTCGACAGAAGGACGAGGTGAAATACGACGAGCTCATCGAGTTTCTCATCCACCAGGTCCGGATGTTGAAATCCGTGGACAGCGATCTCCAGCATCGTTCCTCAGTGCCCACCGTTTTCAAGGTGGCAGGACAAATCACGAAGAAACCAGTTCCCATCCGATCTGTCGTGAACACAGCTACGTCCGAAACTCAATCCAGTACTTCGCCATGCCACTGTTGTTTGAGAACACATCCGCTTCACCAATGTCCAGCATTTTCGAACCTATCAAGCTCCCAACGGCGAGAGTTTGTGACACAGCACAGTCTTTGCTGGAATTGCTTTCGCGCAAACCACCGGGCAACATCCTGCAAATCTAAGTTTCTGTGCAGGATTTGTCAAGCAAAACACCACACCATGTTGCACGACCACCAAATATCACATCTAGAGCAACTCTCTACTGAGGAACCACATCCCGTACAAGCGAATCCAGGCCCCAGTAGATTGCTTAGCCCCCCAACAGTAAATCTTTCCGTGCATTCTGATTCAACCGTTCTCTTGGAGACAGTCTCGCTGTTAGTAGTCGACCGATACGGCAGAAAGATCCAAGCACGAGCTCTACTTGATTCTGCAGCGATGTCAAATTTCATCACCAAGAAGCTGGCGAACGAGCTCGCCACCCGTCAAAGTCCCGTGGACATCGCAGTTGCCGGAATTGGAGAGTCAGTCAAGCGTATCAAGCACAAGTTAGCTGCCAAGATCATATCCAGGAACAGCGACTTCTCCACCACACTCGATTTCCTCGTCATGAAGAAGCCAACCTCCCATCTTCCCACATCCCCGATCGATACAACTGCCTGGAAAATGCCAAAGGTTCCATTGGCGGATCCTCAGTTCCACGTTCCAGCAACAATCGACATAATCATCGGTGGAGAATGTTACCACGAGTTCCACACAGGC CTCCACCACCGCACCACGAGCGTGCTTCCTCTCCACCGTTGA
- the LOC129760117 gene encoding uncharacterized protein LOC129760117 has protein sequence METADGSLRTEAEPSTTQIHEKGSVARHSRPNNPKTTLGDSNTKATQRNSTRNAHHKIPGSHAQPGKRHRIDSVDDKPHCYLPHHPVLKEASKTTNERVVFDASCEPNSRYALNDTLLVGSVAQHSQLSNTPSSAAKVNDKGEDAACESCCYFVPLAKQPSVTCLGLCAPVLPTEFRIPKPPRHRWRTIAANRLTAIQKDTDGLSRRRVPEVHITASELSRYLHSSNFPENPAWQSSLLENWPCSATSRPLDRSTRLHQGRDGVIQSAKRDCHLIHRQQSTGQRDNPRQLVQATKTGRARRTCSTRL, from the coding sequence ATGGAAACCGCCGATGGGAGCCTGAGAACGGAAGCTGAACCCTCCACCACTCAAATCCACGAAAAAGGATCCGTCGCCCGCCATTCCCGGCCCAATAATCCTAAAACCACCCTTGGAGATTCGAACACGAAGGCCACACAACGTAACTCCACCAGAAATGCACACCACAAAATCCCTGGAAGTCACGCTCAGCCCGGAAAAAGGCACCGCATCGATTCTGTTGACGACAAACCACACTGCTATCTGCCACATCACCCGGTGCTCAAGGAAGCCAGCAAAACCACCAATGAACGCGTGGTATTCGACGCATCCTGTGAGCCCAATTCAAGATACGCGCTCAACGATACGCTGCTCGTCGGTTCCGTCGCTCAACACAGTCAGCTGTCCAACACGCCTTCAAGCGCCGCTAAGGTCAACGACAAAGGAGAAGACGCTGCCTGTGAATCCTGCTGCTACTTTGTCCCTTTAGCCAAGCAGCCGTCAGTTACCTGTCTGGGGTTATGCGCACCTGTCCTGCCAACGGAATTCCGCATACCAAAGCCGCCACGACATCGTTGGAGAACTATTGCTGCTAATCGGTTAACTGCTATCCAGAAGGATACTGATGGGCTCAGTAGGAGACGCGTTCCGGAAGTGCACATCACAGCTAGTGAACTGTCCAGGTATCTACATTCCTCCAACTTCCCCGAAAACCCTGCATGGCAATCGTCGTTATTGGAAAACTGGCCCTGTTCCGCCACCTCACGGCCACTCGATCGCTCTACAAGACTTCATCAAGGTCGAGATGGAGTCATTCAGTCAGCCAAGCGAGATTGTCATCTTATTCACCGCCAGCAGTCAACAGGTCAACGTGACAACCCCCGACAACTAGTACAAGCTACAAagaccggtagagcacgccgaacgtgcTCAACGCGCTTATAG